From a single Anaerolineales bacterium genomic region:
- a CDS encoding UbiA family prenyltransferase, translating into MLKLSRPLHLLLAALTYLLGASIPAYLGRPFQLAPFLLGFAGILLAQASMALLSEVFRPHNEPLVAGETPKQKETLRNNMLYVSVGMIATIVIIAFVAHLSFSLTLSTFLFLLASTLLILLYSIHPFRLVDRGFGELLLAVHIAYIIPSIGFLFQTGEVNRLLAFLAVPLTALALVYFLILNFASFADDEKYQRGTLLRYLTWQRAVPLHHSLIAFAYVLFASAPLFGFSLTLLWTSFLTLPFAVFQIIQLRAIALGSPPNWKLLTSTALAVFGLTAYFLTMTFWLR; encoded by the coding sequence TTGCTCAAACTTTCCCGTCCCCTCCACCTGCTCCTCGCCGCGCTGACCTACCTGCTCGGCGCCAGCATCCCCGCCTATCTGGGCAGACCCTTCCAACTCGCGCCCTTCCTGCTCGGCTTTGCAGGGATTCTCCTCGCGCAGGCGAGCATGGCATTGTTAAGCGAAGTTTTCCGTCCGCACAATGAGCCGCTGGTCGCGGGCGAGACTCCCAAACAAAAGGAGACGCTCCGCAACAATATGCTCTATGTCTCTGTCGGCATGATCGCGACCATCGTCATCATTGCCTTTGTTGCTCATCTCAGTTTCAGTCTCACCTTATCCACGTTTCTCTTCCTGCTTGCATCCACTCTGCTCATCCTGCTATATTCCATTCACCCCTTCCGCCTTGTGGATCGCGGCTTCGGCGAACTTCTTCTTGCCGTGCACATTGCCTATATCATTCCGTCCATCGGGTTTCTATTCCAAACCGGCGAAGTCAACCGCCTGCTGGCGTTCCTCGCCGTTCCGCTCACTGCGCTTGCGCTCGTATACTTTCTTATTCTCAACTTCGCCTCCTTTGCCGATGACGAAAAATACCAGCGCGGCACACTCCTGCGCTACCTGACGTGGCAGCGCGCCGTCCCGCTTCACCACAGCCTGATCGCCTTCGCCTATGTCCTCTTCGCATCCGCTCCGTTGTTCGGTTTTTCCCTCACCCTGCTCTGGACGTCCTTTCTCACCCTGCCTTTCGCCGTCTTCCAGATCATCCAACTCCGCGCCATCGCCCTCGGCAGTCCGCCCAACTGGAAACTCCTCACCTCCACCGCCCTCGCCGTGTTTGGATTGACCGCCTATTTCCTGACCATGACCTTCTGGCTTCGCTGA
- a CDS encoding TrmH family RNA methyltransferase, protein MKKILVRTRNSEYQIIQALKLNRLKRHKSSEVFVEGIESIKQAVNAGLEITRIIIYDETRLSNWGKHLIRDCNAQLLEMPFELYKELCDRDEPSEMLITTKVAPMRLRELSLPEKPFILIFDRPSDHGNLGSLIRSANSFEVDAIFIIGHAIDIFDPKVIRASLGSIFHSKIINIQSMQELERWVEEQKQRNNISLVGTDSAGDVSLKDHGLSKPIALVLGNEAKGMSVALNNMCDLIISIPLSGAVNSLNVACAGSILMWDVYKNSGHFSQ, encoded by the coding sequence ATGAAAAAAATACTCGTCCGCACAAGGAATTCCGAATACCAGATCATCCAGGCGCTCAAGCTCAATCGGCTGAAACGGCATAAATCCAGCGAGGTTTTCGTGGAGGGGATCGAATCCATAAAACAGGCGGTCAACGCCGGTTTGGAGATCACAAGGATCATTATTTATGACGAAACAAGGTTATCGAATTGGGGAAAACATTTGATCAGGGACTGCAATGCCCAACTGCTCGAAATGCCATTCGAACTCTACAAAGAGCTTTGCGACCGGGATGAACCGTCGGAGATGCTCATTACTACAAAAGTGGCACCGATGCGCCTACGTGAGCTGTCCCTGCCTGAAAAGCCGTTCATCCTGATATTTGACCGACCAAGCGACCACGGAAACTTAGGCTCATTGATCCGTTCAGCAAACTCGTTCGAGGTTGACGCCATCTTCATCATTGGGCATGCGATCGATATCTTCGATCCCAAGGTCATCCGTGCAAGCCTGGGCAGCATCTTCCACTCGAAGATCATCAACATTCAATCCATGCAGGAATTAGAACGCTGGGTGGAAGAACAAAAACAAAGGAATAACATCAGCCTTGTCGGGACGGACTCCGCCGGAGATGTGTCATTAAAGGATCATGGGCTAAGCAAGCCGATCGCACTGGTTCTGGGAAACGAGGCAAAAGGCATGAGCGTTGCGTTGAATAATATGTGCGACCTGATCATCAGCATTCCCCTATCCGGCGCTGTCAATTCCCTGAATGTCGCCTGTGCCGGTTCGATCCTGATGTGGGACGTGTATAAGAACAGCGGACACTTTTCCCAATAG
- a CDS encoding aminotransferase class I/II-fold pyridoxal phosphate-dependent enzyme — protein MQLPSFKLERYFAKYEFNTEFTLCSSDSEAMTIAELLAMEEGAAEQFQNVWLGYTESLGSPSLRGEIAKVYSTTQPEDVLTFSGAEEAIFIFMNAMLKENDHVIVHAPSYQSLSEVARSIGCSISPWRAREENGWALDMRELRHLTRSSTKAVIVNTPHNPTGYLMSRADFDELNRFAQENNLLLFSDEVYRESEYDPAARLPAAVDYGGHAVSLGVTSKTYGLAGLRIGWIATKNRDVYEQMASFKDYTTICNSAPSEFLAEVALRHRGQLAERNLNIIRSNLAVIDDLFARHSSLFSWVRPQAGSMGFPKLHKGRVETFCDDLVKKAGVLLLPGTVYDDAHNHFRLGLGRRNLPQAVERLEEFLAS, from the coding sequence ATGCAACTTCCTTCATTCAAACTTGAACGTTACTTTGCCAAATACGAATTCAACACCGAGTTCACTCTCTGTTCATCGGACAGCGAAGCCATGACCATTGCGGAGTTGCTTGCGATGGAAGAAGGCGCGGCGGAGCAGTTCCAGAACGTCTGGCTCGGTTACACTGAATCGCTCGGCAGTCCGTCCCTGCGCGGGGAGATCGCGAAGGTCTATTCCACGACCCAGCCCGAAGATGTGCTGACCTTTTCCGGCGCGGAAGAGGCGATCTTCATCTTCATGAACGCGATGCTGAAAGAGAACGACCACGTCATCGTCCACGCGCCGAGTTATCAATCCCTCAGTGAAGTGGCGCGGAGCATCGGATGTTCCATCAGCCCGTGGCGCGCGCGCGAAGAGAACGGCTGGGCGTTGGACATGAGGGAACTGCGCCACCTCACGCGGTCATCCACGAAGGCGGTCATTGTCAACACGCCGCACAACCCGACGGGCTATCTCATGTCCCGCGCGGATTTTGACGAGTTGAACCGCTTCGCGCAGGAGAATAACCTGCTCCTGTTTTCTGACGAGGTGTACCGCGAATCGGAATATGACCCCGCCGCCCGACTCCCCGCCGCCGTGGACTATGGCGGGCACGCCGTCTCGCTCGGTGTGACGTCGAAGACGTACGGTTTGGCAGGTCTGCGCATCGGATGGATCGCCACAAAAAACCGTGACGTCTATGAGCAGATGGCGTCGTTCAAGGACTACACCACCATCTGCAATTCCGCGCCGAGCGAATTTCTCGCGGAAGTTGCCCTGCGCCACCGCGGACAACTCGCCGAGCGCAATCTCAATATCATCAGATCCAATCTCGCTGTCATCGACGACTTGTTCGCCCGCCACTCGTCACTCTTTTCGTGGGTTCGTCCGCAGGCAGGTTCGATGGGCTTCCCAAAACTCCACAAGGGACGGGTCGAAACCTTTTGCGATGATCTCGTCAAGAAGGCAGGCGTATTGTTGTTGCCCGGCACCGTCTATGACGACGCTCACAACCACTTCCGCCTTGGGTTGGGACGCAGGAATCTCCCGCAGGCGGTGGAACGGTTGGAGGAGTTTCTTGCTTCATGA
- a CDS encoding GNAT family N-acetyltransferase encodes MAQIIRTDSDDQGFIELVRLLDADLAERDGSEHAFYAQFNKIDRIKHVVVAYEGECPVGCGAIKEYKPKIMEIKRMYTIPASRGKGIASQVLAELEKWAAEMSYEKCVLETGKKQPEAIELYKKNGYKIIPNYGQYAGIENSVCFEKSIMRAGNKI; translated from the coding sequence ATGGCTCAAATCATACGAACGGACTCGGACGATCAGGGTTTTATTGAACTCGTCCGTCTTCTCGATGCAGATCTAGCCGAACGAGATGGTAGCGAACACGCATTCTATGCCCAATTCAACAAGATCGACAGGATCAAACATGTGGTCGTCGCATACGAAGGCGAATGCCCTGTCGGCTGCGGGGCGATCAAGGAATATAAACCAAAGATCATGGAAATCAAACGGATGTATACGATCCCTGCCAGCCGAGGCAAAGGCATCGCAAGTCAGGTCCTTGCCGAGTTGGAGAAATGGGCGGCTGAGATGTCTTATGAAAAATGTGTCCTTGAAACCGGAAAGAAACAACCTGAAGCCATCGAGCTTTACAAGAAGAACGGATATAAAATCATCCCGAATTATGGACAGTATGCGGGAATTGAAAACAGCGTCTGTTTTGAAAAAAGTATCATGCGAGCAGGGAACAAAATATGA
- a CDS encoding SDR family oxidoreductase: MTSTSLALVTGSAHRLGKAFALSLARMGYAIALHYRGSVTEAEKTVDEIRALGVDCLPIHADLTVPEKVDFLFSLVDEFHAPLKVVVNSAAVMFAGNPRELELHDWDASIDLNLRAPFLVAQHAAKRMTDGGLIVNITDIGAQKAWSLYPSYTVSKAGLESLTRLLARALAPTIRVNAIAPGLVLPSDVVSEDVWDRLVERLPLKRAARLDEITSALEFLIKNEYITGQTIVVDGGYSLI, from the coding sequence ATGACCTCAACTTCCCTCGCCCTCGTCACCGGCTCTGCCCACCGGCTTGGCAAAGCCTTTGCCTTGTCGCTTGCACGCATGGGATATGCCATTGCCCTGCATTACCGCGGTTCGGTGACCGAAGCCGAAAAGACAGTGGATGAGATCCGCGCCCTCGGCGTCGATTGTCTCCCCATCCACGCGGACTTGACCGTGCCTGAAAAGGTGGATTTTCTCTTCTCACTAGTGGATGAGTTTCATGCGCCGCTGAAGGTTGTCGTCAATTCGGCGGCGGTCATGTTTGCAGGGAATCCGCGCGAACTTGAATTACACGACTGGGATGCTTCCATCGACCTCAATCTACGCGCGCCGTTTCTCGTTGCCCAGCACGCCGCCAAACGCATGACCGACGGCGGGCTGATCGTCAACATCACTGATATTGGCGCGCAAAAAGCATGGAGTCTCTACCCATCATATACGGTCAGCAAGGCAGGGCTGGAATCATTGACCCGGCTTCTCGCCCGTGCCCTCGCGCCGACCATCCGCGTCAACGCCATTGCGCCCGGGCTGGTGCTTCCCTCCGACGTGGTCAGCGAAGACGTGTGGGACAGACTCGTCGAGCGCCTGCCTCTCAAACGCGCCGCCCGCCTCGACGAGATCACATCCGCTCTCGAATTTCTCATCAAAAACGAGTATATTACGGGGCAGACCATCGTCGTGGATGGCGGATATTCTTTAATTTGA
- a CDS encoding DMT family transporter, which produces MQKHHTFTGLIAGLTAASIWGGMYVVSKVVLEVIPPFSLLTLRLVLGALALGLVIYIRNKRTGTKLAITKDFFWQSFLVGFVGYGISLGFQFVGTKLSTASNGALVTSATPAFVLLFAPFLLGERATTQRIIALVVSTLGVAAVIDPRNAELSPSLFWGNMSLLAAALTWALYSVLVRKVSKSADLLLSSAIMFLGGMPSSILFSVWEINTQGIGTITWGVIGGILFLGIVSTAIAMFLWNYAFAELPAAVASLTFFAQPVVGTLLGWFFLAETITPLFILGGVLIGIGILIATRE; this is translated from the coding sequence ATGCAAAAGCATCATACATTCACAGGGTTGATTGCAGGTCTTACTGCCGCCTCGATCTGGGGCGGCATGTACGTTGTCAGCAAGGTCGTACTGGAGGTCATTCCGCCGTTTTCGCTGTTGACGCTGCGCCTCGTATTGGGCGCGCTGGCGCTGGGACTGGTCATTTATATCCGCAACAAGCGGACGGGTACGAAACTTGCCATTACAAAGGATTTCTTCTGGCAAAGTTTTCTCGTCGGGTTTGTCGGCTACGGGATTTCGCTTGGCTTCCAGTTCGTCGGTACAAAATTATCCACCGCATCGAACGGGGCGCTGGTCACCTCCGCCACGCCGGCATTCGTCCTGTTGTTCGCGCCCTTTCTGCTGGGAGAACGCGCCACCACACAGCGCATTATCGCGCTGGTCGTGTCCACGCTGGGCGTAGCCGCCGTCATCGACCCGCGCAACGCGGAACTCTCTCCGTCCCTGTTTTGGGGCAATATGAGCCTGCTGGCGGCGGCATTGACCTGGGCGCTGTACTCCGTGTTGGTGCGCAAGGTCTCCAAATCCGCAGACTTATTGCTCTCCAGCGCGATCATGTTCCTGGGCGGCATGCCTTCGAGCATCCTGTTCAGCGTTTGGGAAATCAACACGCAGGGCATCGGCACGATCACATGGGGAGTCATTGGCGGAATCCTGTTTCTGGGGATCGTCTCCACCGCCATCGCGATGTTCCTATGGAATTACGCCTTTGCGGAATTGCCCGCCGCCGTCGCTTCATTGACGTTCTTTGCCCAGCCGGTGGTTGGCACACTGCTCGGATGGTTCTTCCTCGCCGAGACCATTACCCCTCTGTTCATTCTCGGCGGCGTGTTGATCGGCATCGGCATTTTGATCGCCACGAGGGAGTGA
- a CDS encoding DinB family protein: MSEIAELAEKLKAEGERMAQFFSELSDDQWSNEVYTEGATWSIRNVLSHFVTSERGLIRLFERIRTSGEGASDDFSIDRYNAAQQEKTKDLSPAELLEQYKQVRTEAVAWVGGLKDEELEIKGRHPFLGETVIREMIKMLYLHNQLHYRDVKRALK; the protein is encoded by the coding sequence ATGTCCGAAATTGCCGAACTTGCCGAAAAACTAAAAGCCGAAGGGGAACGCATGGCGCAATTCTTTTCCGAGTTGAGCGATGACCAGTGGTCGAACGAGGTGTACACCGAGGGCGCGACGTGGAGCATCCGCAATGTACTTTCGCATTTTGTCACGTCCGAACGCGGATTGATCCGGCTTTTCGAGCGCATCCGTACTTCCGGCGAAGGCGCATCGGACGATTTTTCGATTGACCGTTACAATGCCGCCCAGCAGGAAAAGACCAAAGACCTTTCACCCGCCGAGTTGCTGGAGCAGTACAAGCAGGTCCGTACGGAGGCGGTGGCGTGGGTGGGCGGCTTGAAGGACGAAGAACTTGAGATCAAGGGACGACATCCGTTTTTGGGTGAAACCGTCATCCGCGAGATGATCAAGATGCTGTACCTGCATAATCAATTGCATTACCGGGATGTGAAACGGGCGTTGAAATAA